The following DNA comes from Kitasatospora sp. NBC_01287.
GAGCTGGGCATCGAGTGGGCGGAGATCATCCCGGTCTCCGCCGTCGGCGACAAGCAGGTCGACCTGGTCGCCGAGCTGCTCACCAAGCTGCTCCCCAAGGGCCAGCCGCTCTACCCGGACGGCGACCTCACCGACGAGCCCGAGCAGATCATGGTCGCCGAGCTGATCCGGGAGGCCGCCCTGGAAGGCGTGCGCGACGAGCTCCCGCACTCGCTGGCCGTGGTGGTCGAGGAGATGATCCCGCGCGAGGACCGGCCCGCCGACCGCCCGCTGCTCGACATCCACGCCAACGTCTACATCGAGCGGCAGAGCCAGAAGGCGATCGTGATCGGTGCCAAGGGCGCGCGTCTGAAGCACGTGGGGACCACGGCCCGCAAGCACATCGAGGCGCTGCTCGGCACCCCGGTCTACCTCGACCTGCACGTCAAGGTCGCCAAGGACTGGCAGCGCGACCCCAAGCAGCTCCGCAAGCTCGGTTTCTGACGGTCCGTCGGATCGAGCCGAAGCCAAGGCCCCCGGGTGATCCCGGGGGCCTTCGCCGTCGCCTCAGGCGCCCGGGCTGATCCCGGGCGCCGGGCGGGGCTCCGGCCCGCCGCCGTCCCGGTGCCGGATCGCCGCGGCCGCGCGGTGCAGATCGGCGAGCACGGTCCGCACGGCGCTCCGCGCGGTGCGCTCGGGGCGGTGCAGCACGTCGATGTGCCGCAGGGCGTGGACGCCGCTGAGCGGTTTGAGGACCAGCGCGGGGTGCGGGCGCGTGGTCCAGCGCGGCATCAGGGCCAGGCCGCCCCCGGCCGCGACCACTTCGGCGACCACGGCGAACTCGTTGATGCGGTGGACGACCTCCAGCCGCCGGTTCGCGGCGATCGCGATGGCGTCGATGGTGGCCACCAGCGGGAAGCCGTCGTGCACGGCGATCCACGGCTGATCCGCGACGTCCTGCGGGGTGAGCCGCCGCTTCGTCGCCAGCGGGTGGTCGGCCGGCATGGCGACGTCCAGGGGTTCGCGCAGCAGCGTGGTCGCGGTGACGCTGCGCGGCCACGGCGGCGCGGTGCCCAGGTGGTGGGCGAGGACGAGGTCGTACTCCCTGGTCAGCCGTGGGAAGTGGTCCTGTTCGACGTCCTCGTCGGCGAGCGAGAGCCGCGGGCCGGGCCCCGGGGCGACCCGGCTGCCGCGCAGCAGGAACGGGAAGAAGGTCGAGGCCGCGCTGTGGAAGGCCGCCACCGACACGCCCGCGTCCGGCCGGTCGACGAACTCGTCGATGGTGTGGCGCGCCCGCGCCAGCGCGGTCTCCACCTCGATCGCGGCCCCGGCCAGGGCCTGCCCGGCGTCGGTGAGCACCAGCCGCCGCCCCTCGCGCTCGGTGAGCGGGACCGCGATCGAGCGCTGCAGCAGGCGCAGTTGCTGCGAGATCGCCGAGGGCGTCATCAGCAGTGCCTCGGCGACCGCGGTGACACTGCCCAGCTCGCCGAGCTCCCGCAGGATCCGCAACTGCCGTTCGTTCATCCGCACAGTGTAGGGAGAGACGGTGCAGGGATACTTAAAGGTCCTTGAAGAAGCTCGCCCTTGGCTTCACTGTCCGCCTGGTGCAGCGTGGGGCCGTGTTCCGAACCCGCCGCACTGACGCAGTGCTCCTCCTCGTCGCCGCCGTCTGGGGCTCCAGCTACCTGGCCGCGAAGACGGCCACCCACGCGCTGCCGGTGCTGGTGGTGCTGTTCGCGCGCTACCTGCTC
Coding sequences within:
- the era gene encoding GTPase Era — encoded protein: MSDTPSSPAAPYRSGFACFVGRPNAGKSTLTNALVGTKVAITSDRPQTTRHTVRGIVHRPDSQLVLVDTPGLHKPRTLLGERLNDLVRSTWAEVDVIGFCLPADQKLGPGDKFIAKELAEVKKTPKVALVTKTDLVDSKRLAEQLIAVAQLGAELGIEWAEIIPVSAVGDKQVDLVAELLTKLLPKGQPLYPDGDLTDEPEQIMVAELIREAALEGVRDELPHSLAVVVEEMIPREDRPADRPLLDIHANVYIERQSQKAIVIGAKGARLKHVGTTARKHIEALLGTPVYLDLHVKVAKDWQRDPKQLRKLGF
- a CDS encoding LysR family transcriptional regulator, translating into MNERQLRILRELGELGSVTAVAEALLMTPSAISQQLRLLQRSIAVPLTEREGRRLVLTDAGQALAGAAIEVETALARARHTIDEFVDRPDAGVSVAAFHSAASTFFPFLLRGSRVAPGPGPRLSLADEDVEQDHFPRLTREYDLVLAHHLGTAPPWPRSVTATTLLREPLDVAMPADHPLATKRRLTPQDVADQPWIAVHDGFPLVATIDAIAIAANRRLEVVHRINEFAVVAEVVAAGGGLALMPRWTTRPHPALVLKPLSGVHALRHIDVLHRPERTARSAVRTVLADLHRAAAAIRHRDGGGPEPRPAPGISPGA